The following proteins are encoded in a genomic region of Debaryomyces hansenii CBS767 chromosome G complete sequence:
- a CDS encoding DEHA2G16786p (similar to uniprot|P38297 Saccharomyces cerevisiae YBR179c FZO1 required for biogenesis of mitochondria) — protein sequence MSQKGFKNLEGVNDDVSTLVDDNEHADLPATVMYMPDEGTFGNDSTTLFEGQGGSSSGMLFNNQKRQGLNASIQQLNYNENKIALDRTINQTVELLYELSNENKERPIFYPTDTEDDSSLLLNSPRAHLALVRNNSTTSAKTLSKAKIPNNVEDEKVPEFKVLKLNVKMGHNNQNNDNLVKNLDKTSLATLLEQKLHQQVKYLLNLKDRVDDTSSKVFVTGDLNAGKSTFCNALLRRKILPEDQQPCTSVFCEVIDATKENKGVEEVHAVCIGRDYNIRDESSYEIHALNELEDLVYECDKYKLLKVYVLDSRSLTESLLHNGVIDIKLIDAPGLNMDSYQTTQVFSRQEEIDLVVFVVNSENHFTLSAKEFIAAAAAEKRYVFIVVNKFDNINDKNKCMSKILEQIKSLSPDTYKNAKEFVHFVSSSEALNNFPDGGDGDGGDGDDDNKNNNHNNPDFDNLEASLRKFILDKRAISKLLPAKSYLINLLNDLHSLSKINEKIYVQEKKDKIIELNNQIAPKYEEILQSSVKINDSINSLVERTCTEIYDFTKNEILTTVNEFGDHQVVPYEGLQYIYEYAMETQRVMIETILSAVSNSESQAKTITSTKVEEIIKFGKTTLGDEFLHDKVFKPDLMFTRRRDTIKKNLNDSIEISDFFDPSWESCLMWLGIPKEFVSNTRSQLSFYKSSNLISNLPSSAMSLKNQLPTQLTLHTLYSSTKLLTTGALIRKLYSVSHLIKPSLLKKFAGPILLGITGFTVYYLVNDIPNAFPRKQARKIKKQIFDMEYPHINADRVSKECRQVLNYPSRQVMNNFQTSIDKRLGEKEKLEKCIKDAELSSGYFEKLLGKIDYQKQLVDEIDLESLNTVD from the coding sequence ATGAGTCAAAAAGGATTCAAGAACTTGGAAGGTGTCAATGACGACGTTTCCACACTAGTTGACGACAATGAACATGCTGATCTTCCGGCCACCGTAATGTATATGCCTGATGAGGGAACGTTTGGTAATGATTCAACTACTTTATTTGAAGGGCAAGGCGGACTGTCTTCAGGTATGCTATTCAACAATCAAAAGAGACAAGGTTTAAATGCGTCTATTCAGCAACTTaattataatgaaaataagatTGCTTTAGATAGGACGATAAATCAAACCGTTGAGTTGTTGTATGAGTTATCgaatgaaaataaggaACGTCCTATATTTTATCCGACCGATACTGAAGATGATTCAAGtctattattgaattcaccTAGGGCACATTTAGCTCTTGTTAGAAATAATCTGACTACATCTGCAAAGACTTTGAGTAAGGCTAAAATACCTAATaatgttgaagatgaaaaggTACCTGAATTCaaagttttgaaattgaacgTTAAAATGGGTCATAATAATCAAAACAATGATAATTTGGTTAAAAATTTAGACAAGACTTCTCTTGCCACCTTGCTAGAACAAAAATTACACCAGCAAGTTAAATATTTGCTCAATTTAAAGGATAGGGTTGACGACACTTCATCCAAGGTTTTTGTTACAGGTGACTTAAATGCTGGTAAATCTACATTTTGCAATGCCTTATTGAGAAGGAAAATCTTACCGGAAGATCAACAGCCATGTACTTCAGTTTTTTGTGAAGTAATTGATGCAACAAAGGAAAATAAGGGTGTTGAAGAAGTTCATGCAGTTTGTATTGGACGTGATTATAACATTAGGGATGAATCATCTTATGAAATACATGCTTTAAATGAGTTGGAAGATTTAGTTTATGAATgtgataaatataaactATTAAAGGTTTATGTTTTAGACAGTCGTTCATTAACCGAAAGTTTGTTACATAATGGTGTCATTGATATTAAGTTAATTGATGCTCCTGGTTTGAATATGGACCTGTATCAAACTACCCAAGTGTTCTCAAGACAAGAAGAGATTGATTTAGTTGTGTTTGTGGTTAATTCAGAGAACCATTTCACTCTATCAGCGAAGGAATTTATTGCTGCAGCGGCAGCCGAGAAGAGATATGTTTTTATTGTGGTTAACAAgtttgataatattaatgataaaaataagtGTATGTCTAAAATTTTGGAGCAAATTAAAAGCTTATCACCTGATACGTATAAGAATGCAAAAGAATTTGTCCATTTTGTCAGTTCTTCGGAagcattgaataatttccCAGATGGTGGAGATGGAGATGGAGGAGATGGAGATGACgacaataaaaataataaccaTAACAATCCAGACTTTGATAATCTAGAAGCTTCATTAAGAAAGTTTATATTGGACAAAAGGGCAATATCGAAGCTATTACCAGCCAAAAGTtacttaataaatttgctAAATGATTTGCATTCCTTGTCAAAAATAAACGAAAAAATATATgttcaagaaaagaaagacaaGATAATTGAGTTGAATAATCAGATTGCCCCtaaatatgaagaaattttacaACTGAGtgttaaaattaatgattcaatCAATAGCTTGGTAGAAAGAACTTGCACAGAGATTTACGATTTTACGAAGAACGAAATTTTGACCACTGTTAATGAATTTGGTGACCATCAAGTTGTTCCATACGAAGGATTACAATACATATATGAATATGCAATGGAAACACAGAGGGTGATGATTGAAACAATACTTTCAGCAGTTAGTAATAGTGAAAGTCAAGCAAAGACTATTACTAGTACAAAAGTAGAggaaataatcaaattcgGGAAGACAACCTTGGGGGATGAATTTTTGCATGATAAGGTTTTCAAACCTGATTTGATGTTTACCAGAAGACGTGATACGATtaagaaaaatttaaatgatCTGATTGAAATCAGTGATTTTTTTGATCCATCCTGGGAGTCCTGCTTAATGTGGTTAGGAATACCAAAAGaatttgtttcaaataCTAGACTGCAATTAAGTTTTTACAAATCATCGAATTTAATATCCAATTTACCTTCTTCTGCTATGtcattgaagaatcaatTACCCACGCAACTAACTTTGCACacattatattcttcaacgAAGTTATTAACGACAGGTGCTTTAATTcgtaaattatattctgTATCCCATTTAATTAAACCTTCgcttttgaaaaaatttgCTGGACCGATATTATTGGGTATTACTGGTTTTACTGTTTATTACCTAGTAAATGATATTCCTAATGCTTTTCCAAGAAAACAAGCTCGGAAAATAAAAAAGcaaatttttgatatggAATATCCTCATATCAATGCCGATAGAGTATCAAAAGAATGTAGACAAGTTCTTAATTATCCATCTAGGCAAgttatgaataattttcaaactAGTATTGACAAAAGATTAGGTGAGAAggaaaaattggaaaagtGTATTAAGGATGCTGAACTAAGCTCCGGGTATTTTGAGAAGTTATTAGGTAAGATTGATTATCAAAAGCAGCTTGTTGATGAGATAGACCTAGAAAGTTTAAACACTGTTGATTAA
- a CDS encoding DEHA2G16808p (similar to CA3964|IPF9370 Candida albicans): MVRNCRNNEGHNTRRLCSLVTSILVSLASGTPYLYGTYAPQFIKRVGLTTSDSATISLASTIGCGLGGIPGGLIIDEYGPPIAISIGSVSILVGYYGLYKIYEEKVFNLWLISVSMVLMSFGSIISYFSTIKAVQANFPDHKGIAGCIPVSVFGLSATVFSAISATLFKQDIGNFLHFLAFFCGSITFFGSWFVKIYDNDSQIINNANSEPDEETRLIIKNNKDAYPYETNYSIKKSLRSTNKYSMGELYCNSSIIPNSSICGIDEHNPSSSTTSFVSNSLTDIQGSNKSIHQENSDPSIPHKDVWVSNVPIGYSKNPLIYIKYLLTNKVFLYHFLIVSITSGIGQMYIYSVGFIVKAQINYRPSNMTALNPMDNKSPFANSRQNSSAALQALQVSLISTSSFFGRIISGFLSDFIYKNYRIQRLWIVAGTILIFAICQFILVINANKMGLIHFTSILTGGCYGLIFGNYPAIIADEFGTQAFSTTWGLICTGPMITLYALNKYFGTIYDRNTDSKTGICYRGTDCYKGAFKLSFFLCFAILGVTLFVIHFQRTKH, encoded by the coding sequence ATGGTCCGAAATTGTCGAAATAATGAGGGTCATAATACACGTAGGTTGTGTTCATTAGTAACCTCGATTTTAGTCTCATTAGCATCAGGAACTCCTTATTTATACGGTACTTATGCTCCTCAGTTTATTAAGAGAGTTGGGTTAACAACGTCTGATTCTGCAACCATTTCTTTGGCGTCAACTATTGGTTGTGGACTAGGTGGTATTCCAGGAGGATTAATAATTGATGAGTATGGCCCTCCAATAGCAATCAGTATAGGATCTGTTAGTATACTAGTCGGTTACTATGGTCTATACAAGATATACGAAGAGAAGGTATTTAATTTATGGCTAATTAGTGTATCTATGGTTTTGATGAGCTTTGGCTCGATAATCAGTTACTTTTCCACTATTAAAGCTGTTCAAGCAAATTTTCCAGATCACAAAGGTATTGCTGGCTGTATACCAGTAAGTGTGTTCGGATTATCAGCTACCGTATTTTCTGCCATCAGTGCAACTTTATTCAAGCAAGATATAGGTAACTTTCTTCACTTCTTAGCATTTTTTTGTGGATCAATTACTTTTTTTGGTTCGTGGTTCGTTAAGatatatgataatgattcccaaataataaataatgcCAATTCAGAGCctgatgaagaaaccagacttataataaaaaataataaagacgCTTACCCGTACGAGACCAATTACAGTATCAAGAAACTGTTACGATctacaaataaatattccaTGGGAGAATTGTATTGTAATAGCCTGATTATTCCTAACTCATCGATATGTGGCATCGATGAACACAACCCTAGTTCTTCAACTACATCGTTTGTATCTAACTCACTTACGGATATTCAAGGTCTGAACaaatcaattcatcaagaaaattCGGATCCATCAATACCACATAAGGATGTCTGGGTTTCAAATGTACCTATCGGGTATTCCAAGAATCCCTTAATCTATATCAAATACTTGCTAACTAATAAGGTATTcctttatcattttcttaTTGTTTCGATAACTAGTGGAATTGGACAGatgtatatttattcaGTTGGTTTCATCGTCAAGGctcaaattaattatagaCCAAGTAACATGACTGCTTTGAACCCCATGGATAACAAATCACCGTTTGCAAATTCGAGGCAAAATTCAAGTGCAGCACTTCAAGCTTTACAAGTGTCCTTAATTTCAACTTCGTCTTTCTTTGGAAGAATAATCTCCGGCTTTTTATCcgattttatttacaagaattatCGTATCCAAAGACTATGGATTGTTGCAGGtacaatattaatttttgcaatttgtCAGTTTATTTTAGTTATAAATGCTAATAAAATGGGTTTAATTCACTTCACTTCTATATTAACAGGAGGCTGTTATGGTTTGATCTTTGGTAATTATCCAGCAATAATTGCTGATGAATTTGGAACTCAAGCATTTTCAACTACGTGGGGCTTGATTTGTACTGGTCCCATGATAACATTATATGcattaaacaaatattttggaaCTATATACGATAGAAATACAGATTCCAAAACTGGAATTTGTTATAGAGGAACAGATTGTTATAAAGGAGCTTTCAAACTTAGTTTTTTTCTATGTTTCGCCATTCTTGGTGTGACTTTATTCGTGATACATTTTCAACGTACTAAACACTAG
- a CDS encoding DEHA2G16962p (no similarity), with the protein MNRYDDTIEQLKKKNTVFRNHLNDLINDEDNTEINILKQVMAPIKSTNNRSKAPTETNNASRNEPEIKRAFINDQHDEFNQAHKGDGVSNIKRAHREYYNKFKENINEIKNTDYQLPIRHDDSKISDKLKEIQLNDQYDKLELKKKENLLLNKLNEKDEMLSVLQNKVKTLQQENRQLIDHSHEYKHQLQIERDQNKHLRKLEIDSRSASSQNRNEEIIRLKSKLHELSEQKSVLMEQNQTYDADIAKCQATIKDLTIKLIMYKKSNNSANDRIDRLRSINSFLTTTISKETSTRDDTESLLDSTTIRLISQSPKDNFFTQNTNLSACDAKMKFRVLIKMVMFVIRVQNICKNEINFKHQIVQLLNND; encoded by the coding sequence ATGAATAGATATGATGATACGATTGAACAgctaaaaaaaaagaatacTGTATTCAGAAACCatttaaatgatttaataaacGACGAAGATAATACggaaataaatatactCAAGCAGGTTATGGCCCCAATCAAATCTACAAATAATCGACTGAAAGCACCTACAGAAACCAATAACGCATCGAGGAATGAACCGGAAATAAAAAGAGCATTTATAAATGACCAACACGATGAGTTTAATCAAGCACATAAGGGGGATGGTGTATCGAACATCAAACGAGCACATAGGGAGTATTAtaacaaattcaaagagAATATAAATGAGATAAAAAACACTGACTATCAGCTACCAATAAGACATGATGATTCTAAGATTAGcgataaattgaaagaaatcCAACTCAACGATCAATACGataaattggaattgaaaaagaaagaaaacttattattgaataagctcaatgaaaaagatgaaatgCTATCAGTCTTACAAAACAAAGTCAAAACTTTACAACAAGAAAATCGCCAATTGATTGACCACAGCCACGAATATAAGCATCAATTACAAATTGAAAGAGACCAAAATAAACATCTTCGCAAACTCGAAATCGATTCAAGACTGGCTTCAAGCCAAAACagaaatgaagaaatcattaGACTCAAATCTAAATTGCACGAATTATCAGAGCAAAAAAGCGTACTAATGGAACAAAACCAAACATATGATGCAGATATTGCGAAGTGTCAAGCTACCATAAAAGACTTAACAATAAAGCTAATTATGTACAAAAAGTCAAATAACTCCGCTAACGACAGAATCGATCGTCTTCGTCTGATAAACAGCTTCCTCACAACAACCATTCTGAAGGAGACTTCCACTCGGGATGATACCGAATCTTTGTTAGATTCAACTACCATTCGCCTAATTTCCCAATCTCCGAAAGATAACTTCTTTACTCAGAACACAAACCTCTCTGCATGTGATgcaaaaatgaaatttagAGTCTTGATCAAGATGGTTATGTTCGTTATTAGGGTACAAAATATATgcaaaaatgaaattaactTTAAGCACCAGATAGTtcaattgttgaataatgattgA
- a CDS encoding DEHA2G16852p (similar to CA0295|IPF15033 Candida albicans) yields the protein MSRLSTSWIRHLLGQGSYQPLANSVDSSEANSDILPGNYPEERVLHNNRNAINSNSIQHVFKHLSSWISFLIIKPIIIILVLSFRILAKLINIIYFRDQYTRTNSGKAANLAINKTGLNDPIDKVNKFIRDLEDNLSPLQQRHLESGLNPQLPPFFVGSYTQALYMATNRAKFLFVYLSNSQNENSSTIFNKVITNPDFISLFNSNPNILIWGGDLTNPEAYQLANSLNVTKFPFLGLLCLTRTTTMSQQGPVKTSPKISLISKIQGGLNEDINISATVIDKFKRKIRKFDEELIVMRTELRDKYMSQVLLRQQDINYQNSLKNDQLKKQEKLYKELKREYLNWKSLYFNKLKQENDLEDSAKIAIKLTNGERITFHFPSQNLIDDIFIFVELQNDDYLDGNIKSSITDEEAFERFKDFELKYEFKLVSPLPPRTELNNYLDEENHPKIRDINYIYPNGLLIVEDL from the coding sequence ATGTCCCGCTTATCTACTAGCTGGATTCGTCATTTGCTTGGACAAGGTAGTTATCAGCCTTTAGCTAATTCTGTGGACTCATCTGAAGCTAATAGTGATATTTTACCTGGAAATTACCCTGAGGAACGAGTTCTTCACAACAATAGAAAtgcaataaattcaaactCCATACAACATGTGTTCAAACATTTAAGTAGCTGGATCAgttttctaataataaagcctattataattatattggTCCTTTCATTTAGAATATTGGCTAAGCTTATAaacataatatattttcgGGACCAATATACTAGGACAAATTCAGGCAAAGCAGCTAACCTAGCTATAAACAAAACTGGATTGAATGATCCTATAGATAAAGTGAACAAGTTTATTCGTGATCTTGAGGATAATTTATCCCCTTTACAACAACGACATTTGGAAAGTGGTTTAAATCCTCAATTGCCACCATTCTTTGTTGGTAGTTATACGCAAGCCTTGTATATGGCGACTAATAGGGcaaaatttttgtttgtCTATCTATCCAATTCacaaaatgaaaattcgTCTACCATATTCAATAAGGTAATCACAAATCCAGATTTTATTTCCCTTTTTAATTCTAacccaaatattttaatttggGGTGGAGATTTAACTAACCCCGAAGCATATCAATTAGCCAATAGTTTAAATGTTACAAAGTTCCCTTTTCTTGGCTTATTATGTCTTACGAGAACAACAACGATGTCACAACAAGGGCCCGTGAAGACAAGCCctaaaatttctttgattctgAAAATTCAGGGAGGGCTTAATGAGGATATAAACATAAGCGCAACGGTAATtgacaaattcaaaaggAAGATACGCAAATTTGATGAGGAATTGATAGTAATGAGAACTGAATTGAGAGACAAATATATGAGTCAAGTTTTGTTACGACAACAAGATATCAATTATCAAAactctttgaaaaatgatcaattgaaaaaacaagaaaaattgtATAAGGAGTTAAAGAGAGAGTACTTGAATTGGAAAAGTTTATACTTCAATAAGTTAAAGCAAGAAAATGATCTTGAAGACAGTGCAAAAATCGCGATCAAGTTAACGAACGGTGAGAGAATAACATTCCATTTCCCATCTCAAAACCTCATagatgatatatttatatttgtcGAGTTAcaaaatgatgattatttagATGGTAATATAAAGAGTTCTATAACTGACGAAGAAGCTTTTGAGAGatttaaagattttgaaCTAAAGTATGAGTTCAAGTTAGTTTCACCGTTACCTCCGAGGACagaattgaacaattatttggatgaagaaaatcatCCGAAAATAAGagatataaattatatttatcctAATGGGTTATTAATAGTGGAAGATCTATAA
- a CDS encoding DEHA2G16918p (weakly similar to uniprot|P22007 Saccharomyces cerevisiae YDL090c RAM1 protein farnesyltransferase), whose protein sequence is MSGKDDINSEKLSYLLELLGKKKISTINSDYESDSDFEDIEKPNIYPLLNMMLATTPVITDEYPSVTTEAQIQVQLSINSIYRGLIQSSTNEVHNRPFCITEHNKYIMKSLTDPLPYYYKSLDANHGWLLFWLINSYSIINGRLKDAKIRDLVSNKICRNVIDEGSGGIAGGANQIGHAAATYASILALVLVEDYELLNKIRPNLYKWFLSLKMPNGSFIMHQNGESDTRSTYCVLVVASLLNILTTDLCEGTLQWLNSCQTFEGGFAGVPNTEAHGGYTFCGMASYFLLLNPMNGDFLQQINNQIDVHLLIRWCVMRQYQLEGGLSGRTNKLVDACYSFWIGAIYPMIELITNTKTIFDRDALKCYILNCCQNIETGGFKDKPGKSVDFYHTNYTICGLSITEHHFSFSPTEKTESDAFAYSIDHEKINEDDSHTNGINPVFSLPNGMAEECKRYFQRMDEHI, encoded by the coding sequence ATGTCTGGTAAAGATGATATAAATAGCGAGAAATTGTCGTATTTGTTGGAACTCCTAGgcaagaagaagatttctACTATAAATTCGGACTATGAATCCGATTCCGATTTTGaggatattgaaaagcCAAATATATACCCTCTTTTAAATATGATGTTAGCTACAACTCCAGTGATTACTGATGAATATCCTTCAGTAACTACAGAAGCACAAATCCAGGTACAGCTATCAATTAACTCAATATACAGGGGCTTGATTCAATCCAGCACGAATGAAGTTCACAACAGGCCTTTTTGCATTACAGAGCACAATAAGTATAttatgaaatcattaacaGATCCTTTGccatattattataaatctCTAGATGCAAACCATGGTTGgttattattttggttGATTAACTCGTACAGCATTATTAATGGAAGACTTAAAGATGCTAAGATTCGTGATCTTGTGTCCAACAAAATTTGTCGGAACGTTATTGATGAAGGCTCAGGTGGAATTGCTGGAGGTGCCAATCAAATTGGGCATGCTGCTGCAACTTATGCATCTATTTTGGCGCTTGTCCTAGTTGAGGATTATGAactattgaataaaattagACCTAATTTGTATAAATGGTTTTTAAGTTTGAAAATGCCAAATGGTTCTTTTATAATGCACCAAAATGGAGAAAGTGATACTAGATCAACTTATTGTGTTCTAGTTGTTGCATCATTGTTAAACATTTTAACCACAGATTTGTGTGAAGGTACCTTGCAGTGGTTAAATCTGTGTCAGACTTTTGAAGGTGGTTTTGCAGGTGTTCCAAATACTGAAGCACATGGTGGCTATACGTTTTGCGGAATGGCCAGTtactttttattattaaatccTATGAATGGAGATTTCTTACAACAAATCAATAACCAAATTGATGTTCATTTGTTAATAAGATGGTGTGTAATGAGACAATACCAATTGGAAGGTGGGCTATCGGGGCGTACGAATAAATTAGTTGATGCGTGCTACAGTTTTTGGATAGGTGCTATCTACCCTATGATTGAATTGATAACCAATACTAAAACAATATTCGACAGAGATGCATTAAAGTGCTACATTTTGAACTGCtgtcaaaatattgaaactGGTGGATTTAAAGATAAACCCGGAAAATCAGTTGACTTCTATCACACAAATTATACCATATGTGGTCTCAGTATAACTGAACATCATTTTCTGTTCTCCCCAACTGAAAAGACAGAATCTGACGCATTTGCATATCTGATTGATCATGAAAAGATCAATGAAGACGATTCTCATACAAATGGTATAAATCCAGTTTTTAGTTTACCTAATGGCATGGCAGAAGAATGCAAGAGATATTTTCAGAGAATGGACGAACATATATAA
- a CDS encoding DEHA2G16830p (weakly similar to uniprot|P38985 Saccharomyces cerevisiae YDL092W SRP14 Signal recognition particle subunit) — protein sequence MGRLNNSQFLTQLSEVLTSNNGESSVYVTQKRLTTTLPIDEPTPKINDLSSNVIKADAFEENTATYPVLIRISMNSGNSKNTSQSKQKTKLSTVVETGNLDQFWSDYVQVIKNGFVGLKKKDKKKNKKSGKVSK from the coding sequence ATGGGAAGACTTAATAACTCACAATTTTTAACGCAGTTGTCAGAGGTATTAACATCGAATAATGGGGAATCCTCTGTTTATGTAACGCAGAAACGGTTGACAACAACGTTACCGATAGATGAACCTACACCAAAAATAAACGATTTATCATCCAACGTAATCAAGGCTGAtgcatttgaagaaaatacaGCAACTTATCCTGTCCTTATTAGAATTTCTATGAATTCAGGGAATAGTAAAAATACATCTCAATCAAAGCAGAAAACCAAATTATCTACAGTTGTTGAAACAGGTAATTTGGATCAATTTTGGAGTGATTATGTCCAAGTCATTAAGAATGGTTTTGTTGggttaaagaagaaagataagaaaaagaataagaaaTCAGGTAAAGTTTCTAAATAG
- a CDS encoding DEHA2G16940p (weakly similar to uniprot|P29461 Saccharomyces cerevisiae YOR208W PTP2 Phosphotyrosine-specific protein phosphatase) → MTTTFLSNSNDNSPNNNQPCYFSNENSAINIIPDTSSVKNKGNTVNKEKRDTTNMGSRISQFDLPNGNNQTRWISAYKPTGVPSISPTNKSHFEDLPEDIHRVEPDQLESLLKEEELIIFDTRPFNMYSVSRIKGAINMCVPTTLLKRNSFNIPQMLNSTSMPLNLKDLTLSKITSNNSSAPMKVLVYDSDSCDSHTSFSLYKTCMKFRWYNQDGSRTFDIYFLNKGFTDVSKSASFMESASSTSFNAASPNVKQSSNLSGFQLPSCTPPNQKFLSNIKKNNLPKLSISATEDNSNYNDNDNDNDINDNLDSYHYNFRLPDISKHESEKLPVWLQFFTKNRNSSSYTKDILKTINFKFNKIEKSEQARLRTAITNHCPDNHVPNICSPSALCPGCDNTYYKIPKGIEYGFKNRYNNIWPYEHSRVKLIKSPNPLKLDDYDDYFNANYISFPKISNFKYIATQNPLQATYEDFWKTIWSNRINIIICLNIQLPANLVGQDRKYFDDQEFKRSGIKITNNELIEQDFNIRKLTLAKDDKVRSVYHLEYKDWPDFGVPSSFDSILKLIDYKKKIIKTENLNEQALVHCSAGCGRTGCFITLDMALDCFNNFKRGDLDPWMDNDLIYKAVQYQRTQRISMVQNLDQFIFCYEFILNYVVRNLI, encoded by the coding sequence ATGACTACTACATTCTTATCcaattcaaatgataacAGTCCCAATAACAACCAGCCATGCTACTTTCTGAATGAAAATTCGGCCATAAACATTATACCAGACACATCCTCCGTAAAGAATAAAGGAAATACTGTAAATAAAGAGAAAAGAGATACGACAAATATGGGTAGTAGAATTCTGCAATTCGACTTGCCGAACGGTAACAACCAGACACGATGGATATCTGCTTATAAGCCAACAGGAGTTCCTTCGATTTCACCCACAAATAAACTGCATTTCGAAGATTTACCGGAAGATATTCATCGAGTGGAACCGGATCAATTAGAGTCGTTGTTAAAGGAGGAGgagttgataatttttgatactAGACCATTCAATATGTATTCCGTATCGAGAATCAAAGGAGCAATTAATATGTGTGTCCCAACTACGCTTCTTAAGAgaaattctttcaatatcccACAAATGTTGAACTCCACCAGCATGCCTTTGAATCTAAAGGATTTGACTCTACTGAAGATCActtctaataattccaGTGCACCAATGAAAGTGTTGGTGTATGATTCTGATAGCTGCGATAGTCACACATCATTCCTGTTATATAAAACGTGTATGAAATTCCGCTGGTACAACCAGGACGGTTCAAGAACTTTTGATATTTACTTCTTAAATAAAGGTTTCACAGATGTGAGCAAGCTGGCAAGCTTCATGGAAAGTGCTTCATCGACCTCTTTTAATGCAGCTTCACCGAATGTCAAACAGCTGAGTAATTTGTCAGGGTTCCAATTACCCTCATGTACCCCACCAAACCAAAAATTCCTTTCAAAcatcaaaaagaataacTTACCGAAGCTAAGTATAAGTGCCACTGAAGATAACTCAaattataatgataatgataatgataacgataTTAATGACAATTTAGACAGCTATCATTATAATTTCAGACTTCCCGATATTTCAAAGCATGAATCTGAAAAGCTTCCGGTTTGGttacaatttttcacaaaGAATAGAAACTCGTCGAGTTATACTAAAGACATACTAAAAACTATaaacttcaaatttaacaaaatCGAAAAATCAGAGCAGGCTAGATTAAGAACGGCAATTACAAATCATTGTCCCGATAATCATGTTCCTAATATATGTTCTCCCAGTGCATTGTGTCCAGGATGTGACAATACGTATTACAAAATTCCGAAGGGAATTGAATACGGTTTCAAGaatagatataataatatttggCCTTATGAACATTCTCGCGTTAAGTTGATCAAATCGCCAAACCCTTTGAAACTAGATGATTATGATGACTATTTTAATGCCAATTATATTAGTTTCCCtaaaatatcaaacttCAAATACATTGCAACGCAAAATCCATTGCAAGCTACGTACGAAGACTTTTGGAAAACTATATGGTCTAATCgaattaatataataatttgcCTAAATATCCAGTTACCAGCAAACTTGGTTGGTCAGGATAGAAAATACTTTGACGACCAGGAATTTAAAAGGTCTGGTATTAAAATTACGAACAATGAACTTATTGAGCAAGATTTCAACATCAGAAAATTAACTCTTGCTAAAGATGATAAAGTTAGATCTGTTTACCATTTAGAATATAAAGACTGGCCTGATTTTGGTGTGccttcttcatttgattcTATTCTAAAATTGATAGACtataagaaaaaaataatcaaaaccgaaaatttaaatgaaCAAGCTTTAGTTCATTGTCTGGCAGGATGTGGTAGAACTGGGTGTTTTATCACATTGGATATGGCACTTGAttgtttcaataatttcaagagAGGTGATCTAGATCCGTGGATGGACAAcgatttaatatataaagcTGTTCAATACCAAAGAACGCaaagaatatcaatggTACAGAATTTAGACCAGTTCATCTTTTGCTATGAATTCATTCTAAACTATGTTGTACGCAACCTTATTTGA